A window of Tachypleus tridentatus isolate NWPU-2018 chromosome 7, ASM421037v1, whole genome shotgun sequence genomic DNA:
GGAAACGATAAACATAGGCGATCTTATCTACTGAGCAAATTGAAGAATTGCTCGAGGTGCCACACATGAAAGGACACCACCATGCTGTGTTTTTAatccaaattttattattattatgtgtccCCATTTACTGAATTCTGCCCGGGGCTTCAGATTGACTGAGACAACCCCTGACTATAAGCCTAACTGAATATCTTTCGTTATGTACTTTAGAAAACTGTCGgcctaattagacatatttctttttgaacctttgaaattccattaaaaaaacaacaaaaaacatcaggattattttttacttaacagttcattaattttgtgttatttaaaatttcaattttatagtATATCTTTTTACAAAGTCATTCCGTcactatattaattttattatgctGTTGATTgctaacatttaatttttattagcgttatacagtttattttcaaaattataattgatAAATAATGGCAAGACTAtcctgtttatttaaattatattattatttaattcattcaTTGCTACCATcccatattttttatttgaaacttgtaaCAATAATTCAAGATATAATCCTCAAGTATTtgcttaaaaatgaaaatacaaacttGAAACTAAGTgctagtttgttgtttttaattgcaattattaaatatcattattaaaagCAATATATTATTGACGTTTTGTTAAtctgttaaatgtatttaaatgtcgTTAACAGACTAGCGCAGACTagcctcttgtagctttgcgcgtattcaaaaacaaacttaacagaCTAAAGACAGAGCTAACCAAATGTGTCCAATAACAAGATTATTACATCCGTCCAACAGCGGGGGTGGTTTTGTTCCTGTTTCTATATATAATAGAAGGCTAGTTATATAAACTGGCCACAACCAAGGCCAACCACTTTCGTTATAACTGTAGCAAATTAGAATGTTCAAAAGCAGTTAAGATTAGAGGAGAAATTGAGATACAAAAAAGATCTTGGTACTTAGGTCAACATTTTGGAGGGTGAGAAATTGTTTGGTGGTCAATAATAGGGGCGGTTGGTTGTACCTTCTGAGACGTCATTTTATtactaaatttgaaatatatatgttcaaGTCGAATCAACTCTTGAGGCCCTTTTCCACCAACCAGGCAGATCTGTGGGATATTGTGCAACACCAATAAAATTTGGGTAATTTCTAAGGTTACAACCAGTTGTAAAAACGTCCCTACGAGATATCGCTTGCACTTGATTGAGCAAAACgttctgttattatttaaaaattgtaactgattaattaatatttaaagttttctgttgttacaaaaaaagtttgaaaacttgTATAGTTATCGAGTGTGTAAATGCCAAGCTAATTAtatataagtattaatacaactttttttaactgaaagtaagaaaaaagtgTATTATAAACAACTATACTGTATTTGTTACTTTCAATGACGACAAGACCTCTCGTCTATACCAGGACTCTTCAAATTACGTGATTAACAGgcaattctttctctttttcgagtaataataaaatttagaacatAAAACCTGGACAGAAAAAAATCTATTTAGTCTACCAAGGCTATTATTACACACTCACCCTTCTAAACACGTAAGTCCACCTTTTATTTCTGAAGGttcataaacttttataattttgcgAAAGATCGTAAGACAGAAGCCTTTTTTTGcagataaagaaaaaatttgaCTCCCAGCTAGCAGGAAGGATGCTGGAATGGGTGAAAGAAGTGACCGGACTGGACATTAATACAAGTGGAGAATGGGGCGATTTTCATAAGACTCTGAAGGACGGTCAAGTGCTATGCAAGTAATAatggttaatttttatttaggCTTTGTTCTATAACTCATTATGATACATGTTTGCTAGGCCTAGTTCAATACAGTATGTAATGGTTAATTTTTATCCAGGCCTCTTCTGTAACCCGTATATTGTTCATTTTATCAGCCAAGTTCTATACAGTTAATAGTGGTTGATTTTTATATAGGCCTTGTTCTGTAACTCATATAATACCATTTTGCTAAGCCTAATTCTATGCAGTATGTAATGATTAATTTTAGTTTGGGACTTTTCTGTAAATCGTATATATTTCATGACATCAGTCAAGTTCTATGCTGTGTATAACGGTTCATTTTTATTTAGGCCTTGTGTTGTAACCCATAGCATTCATAAATTAAGTTCCATGCaggtaataattaaaatagaCCCTTTTCACTGATCGTTTAACTTGCAGTTAATAGAGAAGTATTTATTTGGCATGTTTTTTAAGACCCTATAGTCACaatgaaagattaaaaaacaacaacaaaaacccaTGTTTATGATTGTTTTAACGAGTAACGAAAAAGTTAAGTTTGTTGTTGAACACAGATGGGCTACATATAATATGCCTCATCACAGATATCAAATCTTAGTTTTAGCATTTTAAGCATTTAGACTCTCCGCTGAAGAAGGGGGAGAGAACTTGGAGAAATTTACAAAATAGGCTTGATTTAATCAAGCAATTTCTAAAGGAAATTCTGTAAAATCACATTACCACTGAAACTATATTATGCACACGGTTCAGGAATTGAACTCAACATTCAGCGTCATAAAGTGACAAGATACGTGACCATGGTAAACACGACAAATCAGACAATTAAGGACATACCAAAGTATGTTGAGTAAAGTCTCAAATGCTGAATTGAAATTGAACCACATTTATTAAGTAGATTAAATGAATCGTATTTTGAACTTTGAATGATTCCTTTTATTTTGAGAACGAAATTCGCCCTCTAGTCCACCCTATCCCCATGTATCAGTGGTAACCTTGAGAGCTAATAATGGTAAAATattcttcaatattttttgtacaatttgtttGTGTCCGTTTCACAGACTCATCAATGCTCTTCAGCCCAACACCATCCCAGAGAACAAAATAAACACCTCTTCCATGGCTTTCAAACAGATGGAGAATATTAACTATTTCCTCGATGCTGCCCTAAAGCTGGGCGTGCCTAGCCAAGAATCCTTCCAAACTGTGGACTTATGGGAACAACAGAACCTTGCTTCAGTTGTCACTTGTCTCGAGTCTCTCGCAAGAAAGGTGAGTGACATACCCAAACTTCCTCAAAGGTAATCTAATATTGACTGAGATTTGCTTGGCTTAAAGTGACTTAGCAAATCTTTAGGTTTTGGTGTTATCGATACTTTTGAAAAGAAAACTCGTGATTGGTTATTCTGTTTCTTTCGCATCTTTTAATTCGTTTTAGTATTCAGGAACTGATGGTCTTCACACAGAAGTTTAGTTAGGATTAGAAGTCAGTTTAGTAGACATTTTAGAGAAAGTAGATTAACTTATAAAGCAGTTTTGGAAATTATAGTCAAATTTCAAGGAAGAAGTCTGACACTTAACAAACCTAATAATGTGTTCCAGACTAATTTTCTACTGGAACACGAACTGTTTGGAGTGATCCTATGTAAACATGACCTTACTTAACCGGGTAGCCTTCGTATTGAAAATAGAAAGCTTATGTAATATTGTCAGTAGCCTATATGTTGAAACTGGATAGTTTTCAATGTTTTTCACAAGTTTTTATTAGTTGTATAGCTTAACACTTTTGATTGCTGTATTCACAACGTTTCACCAGATTTAGGTGACAgtatcatttaaaaacaaaacagtttttttctaatatttaattctCTGTCTCATTTCGTATTTTTATACAGGGCTCCAAATTTGGACATAGGTCCATAGGACCAAAAGAATCCGAAGGGAATGTTCGAGAATGGACAGATGAACAGTTGAAAGCCGGAGAAACCGTCATTAGTTTGCAATACGGATCTAACAAAGGAGCCACTGCCAGCGGTATTAATTTTGGCAACACGAGACACATGTAGATCCCAAACGAAGCAATGAAATTTCACTTATCACAGTTCTTTCGTAAAAGACCAATATATCAGTATAAGGATATTTGGGATTTGATTGCTCTTGCTTTCGTTTGATTGTTTTCAGTAAGTTTCagattttaaacaaaacacacaaacaaataaaaattaaacagctGTGAGAAATTGTGCCCACGTAGTTTATGAGCagtattgtttaatatttgaGCAAGTTGTCGAAAAATAACGAAGTAATcaccattaaataaattattttcttatatatatgttttcagcTTTAAATAActtctctgtttatttttattatatgttgtttttttaattcgatAAGTTTAGTGTGTATAAGATTTCTTATGCTATCTTTAGATTATATGTCATTGTTTAGTTGGGGAGACATGACTCATCcgaacataaataacattattttgtataaattggattcaaaaataaatattgtaccgTAAGGCTTTATGGGATACACAAAGTTCCATGTATCCAAGGGACCAAATTATATTTCGATTGCCGCGCCATCTACTCGTTTAATAAATTCATGATTTACGATCCTCTCTGTTAGTAAATTTTTGTGTCGGTTATCTGTGCTTCATAtctgttgtaaaatatattgttttttaataaactttgaaaGCTGAAAATATTGACTTGtgaatattttgttaatgttttttgtttcttttgcatACACTGTTGTGattataaagttgttgtttttgtagaattttagcgcaaagctattcTTGATTGTTTTCAAAATTGGATTTGTAGGCTAAAGGGAGAGCACCCATCGCTAATTTTCAGGCTACTTTTGATCAAACAGTAGGATTTGAACTACATTCTTAAAGTGTGACCACACCTACATAGTGTTTCTGCGGCAGCGGGACTCGAACCTTGAGCTTCCCGATTCACTGTCCGACCGTGCATGATAACTATGTGACCACGCTCTATCGTTTCCGCAAGGAACAAAAGGTATCAGAAAGGTTAAGTAGATATTAATTATATCAACATTTACTGTCTTCAACGctggaaatcgggtttcgatacccgtggtgggcagagcacagatagcccatcatgtaCCTTGTGAGCTTAATTACAATTAAACATTGGCCGACAACAATCTCCACTTTAACCTCTATTTCCCTCAATTCCATCATGTGTTGGCTCATTTTGCATCAAATAAACCCATAATAGCAGTTTTCAactgtttaagtttttctagATTCCTTTACTTTCTATCAGTACGAATTTCTTATTACATTCCGAGTTGTTTGGAAGAGACTAGCCAGTAAGACGAGGGTTTATAACGTTAATAAACCGGGGTTCGGTAACTCATCTTGTAGCTTTGTAGTTACtaacaaatgttataatttttacatgTAGGAAAAATTGAGTTAAACCTGCGAATAAAAATATCGCTATTTTTCATGGGGTGGAGGTAAACTTTTACCTACACGTCAGAGGGCACTGAATAAGAATAAGAAttcacttttcatttattttattttaagatattctaTGATTAAGCTATAATTCAGGGCTCCGGCCATGTAGTGTGGCACTGTGCAGATGGCCCATTGTTACTGTGCGCTAAAATGAAATGAAGCAACGACAATAGTTATAGTGTACGACTTAGGTTATTATGAAACACAAGTGAAATTGGTTGAATGTAGCAAATATTTCCGACTTAATTAAACCTTCTAGATAACACCTTTAGTAGTACGGGTGCAAGTTTCTCTTACTGCCAGATCTTATTTATGTATTCGAAAAATTCTGTGAGattatatatctaaatatacaGGTATTTCAATATTAAgtcgctccccgctagtacagcggtaagtccacgccTTTATAAGGCTAAAagcagggtttcgattcccctcggtgggcgcagcaggtagcccgatgtggctttgatataagaaaaaacacactttTTAATATTAAGTCGTCAAAAGTCTCGTCTTTTCTCATACGGGTCTCCTTAAAAAAAcaaaggccaagcgtgttaaggcgagcacctcgaaatctgagggtcgtgggttcgcatccccgtcgcgccaaacatgctcgctttttcagccgtgggggagttataatgtgatggtcaaccctactattcgttggttagagtagcccaagagttggcggtgggtggtgatgactagctgccttccctctagtcttacactgctaaattagggacggctagcgcagatagccttcgagtagctttgtgcgaaattaaaaaaacaaacaaacgtaaaataacGAGTCCTTCTCATTGTGATTTGCAGTATATTAGAAATACTCCTAAGGAATTTAAAGAATTTCAGCGGatacaaaatctaaatttaatggataggtttaaaatgtaatttaaagatCGAGGAACCTCAGTTTTGAATGACTTGATATTAAAATCGAACAAggctaaataaaaaacatttaaattgtgcACACGCATATACATTACGTAAAATGTATTAAAGTGTTAAGTGCTGCCATCTGTCATGTGTTGTATAAACTAAAACTAGTTTTGAAATTTATGGAGAATAAATTGGTTAAAATTAAGGAAGTAACAATAACacattttacgtgattttatttcctgttaaataaaaactaatataatgtCCTCCGTGCCCTCTGTCAgtcgcaggtatcgaaacccgattttagcattACAATCTATCAGATCTCTGAGCTACTTATGGGAAAGAATCCTAAAcgtacagtttgtttttgaatttcgtgtgaAGCTACTcgaagctatttgcgctagccgtccctaatttagcagtgtaagactatagaaaaggtagctagtcatcttgggctattcttttaccaacgaatagagggattgaccgttacattataactcccccacggctgaaaaagcgagcacgtttggcgcgacggggatgcaaacccacgaccctcagatttcgaagtactcgccttaacacgcttggccatgccgggcctaaacgtACAGACCAAAGATGTCtgtaatgtagaaataaaaatataaacgatTTTAACGTAAcctgatgtttattttttacattaactgAAGTATATTTAACAGTTAGAACTTGTAAATTCTGCTGTACTACTGTCTTCACAAGAACTTCACCAGATTAGGAAGTACTTCAAAGTAGATAGTTGAGAAATATACACTATAATGTCCAGATGGTATAAAATGAGTGTTTCTTCCATCCTTTTTGCGAAGAGCTTATAAattgttgtcattaattttaacctaattgactagagggaaggcagacggaagatcttctgtaaatgtaattctacaaaaatgcatattctaactgaggaaaagttaggacaccctaccccctaatagctagtgttaccccctttggctgaaataactgcagtgagatgcttcttgtaaccatctaccagtctctgacatcggtctgaagaaagtttgcctcactcctcaatgcagaattttgTCAGCTGTGAGGTGTTTGAGGGGGTTTcgtgcatgtacagcccgttttaaGTCACTCCACAGAatctcaatgagattaagatctggGTTTTGACTCGGctattccaggactctccatttcttagttttgggtatgttttgggtcattattgtgttgcagggtccagtttcgcttcagctttaattttcttaaagaTGGTTtaacatgatcctcaagcaccctcttatacacagtagaattcatggttgattctatgattgtgagctttCCAGGTCcagctgcagcaaagcagccccaaaccatgacactactacttccatgcttcacagttggtatgaggttctttccCTGGAAtattgtatttggtttacgccaaacatgtcctctgttctggtgtccaaataattggATTTTGggctcatctgtccaaagaacattattccagaagttctactgtaggtcccgtgataacgtgttagggtgtttggagaccttttttagcatcttgcggtctgctctcggggtgagcTTGCTTGGAGGACCAGGCCATCTGGGCATAttagcagttgttttgaaagcccttcacttgttgactattttccggacagtggaatagcttatttcaaaatcctttgggatctttttaaatcccttaccagattcataagctgctacaatttttttctgaaggcctcagacagctcctttgctctcaccatggtgctcactctcacttcaacagtcaggagcataccaaactaaatgtctgaggtttaaatagggcaagcctcattcaaaatgcagagtaacgatcttctaatcagtGCACCTGGTGTGacacacctgtgtgtgagttgaaccattttaagtgggaataaatgtgggggtgtccaaactttttcctcagttagaatatgcatttttgtagaattacatttacagaagatcttgaaaagtcttttcttcagttttaattgtttagtattgttaaaattgagattaaatatctatatatccaaaaatgttacaaaaatacataggctttcatagggtatcctaactttttcacattacTGTAAATTATCTCTACAATTTGTCAGAATAATCCAAAACGTTTCATTAAGATATAAGTTATCTCTACAGTTTGTCAGAATAATCAAAAACGTGTCGTTAAGACAAAAGTTATCTCCACGGTTATATTTGTTGAACGTATTGtctctcagtggctcagcagtaagtctaagggcttataacactaggAACCTAGTTTCGTTACTCGTGGTGGACATAGTATAGATAGCTCATTACGTAGCTTTATCTTTAACACCAAGATAAACAAACCAACATGTGAAAGTCTTTCTGTGCTATAGATTGTCTATATTTGACATAGTTTAAAGGTTTTCGATACATCTGGTCAAGAAGAAAGACATCcttttaataaataagtaatttaggTAGCAAAAGAAGGTTCGAACAGAGACCTGTTTATAAGTCATCCGAGAAAAGTGTGTATGTGGTGGTCAGTTTTCAACGGGCGAAACAAAcgagaaagaaaaattaaaatatgttgttctAAAAGGTTAGAAGAGTTGTCAACAAATGACCTATTATTAGCATAAGTCCAATGGGCGGTTGTCCAGCAATAGTGTCACCTGCTACCTGTGCATGACCATATTATCTGTCCAGTTTGAAACAAATCATCGATCTATCTCGTGAGGTAAAAGTAACTTTCATAATCTCTGAACACACAGGGATTAAActcaaaatttcaaacaaaacaaaaataacattgacGTTGGTTGCTGGTATGATCTAAATATTTAGCAGAAGCTAGAGTGTGAAACCTATTATACCAGTTTTGTGTGTTTAATTTCTTGTATATTAgcttaagaaaatgaaataaaaacgttCATCTAAACATTATTTTTCGTTACTAGAGGGCGGCAAAGAACAAGATACGTGTGTTTATTTTAACGAATTTTCCGGCCCATCTAAATCCCGTATATGAGTGGAAATAGTATGCACGGATATTATTACCTGTATATTCTATAAAACTCTTGTCACGTGAGTACAAACGAAGATAAAACAGAGGGCGTAACA
This region includes:
- the LOC143257222 gene encoding myophilin-like isoform X2, whose translation is MAENRATKSGFAAEAHGKIKKKFDSQLAGRMLEWVKEVTGLDINTSGEWGDFHKTLKDGQVLCKLINALQPNTIPENKINTSSMAFKQMENINYFLDAALKLGVPSQESFQTVDLWEQQNLASVVTCLESLARKGSKFGHRSIGPKESEGNVREWTDEQLKAGETVISLQYGSNKGATASGINFGNTRHM
- the LOC143257222 gene encoding myophilin-like isoform X1, whose protein sequence is MNVISEVTIRVGGLHHKLKYDTFQLFHHNSSRSQLKSIVCNIKKKFDSQLAGRMLEWVKEVTGLDINTSGEWGDFHKTLKDGQVLCKLINALQPNTIPENKINTSSMAFKQMENINYFLDAALKLGVPSQESFQTVDLWEQQNLASVVTCLESLARKGSKFGHRSIGPKESEGNVREWTDEQLKAGETVISLQYGSNKGATASGINFGNTRHM
- the LOC143257222 gene encoding myophilin-like isoform X3, with product MLEWVKEVTGLDINTSGEWGDFHKTLKDGQVLCKLINALQPNTIPENKINTSSMAFKQMENINYFLDAALKLGVPSQESFQTVDLWEQQNLASVVTCLESLARKGSKFGHRSIGPKESEGNVREWTDEQLKAGETVISLQYGSNKGATASGINFGNTRHM